The DNA sequence TGGCGCCGGGCTGGCTGCGCTGAATGACCACGCGGCGGTACTGCGGCGCCTCCGTCGTCTTGATGGCGACACGATCGGAGACGTCATGGAGCCAGTGGAGCACGTCCTCGCGCTGCTCAGCCGATAGGGCTGCCAGGCTCGAACCTCGGCCGGTGGGGACGAGGAAAAACACGCTCCACAGGCGCGCGCCGAGGTCAATAACCTGGGACAGAAGCGCCGGGGCCTCACGCACGTTTCCCGCGGTGAGGGTGGAGTTGATTTGAAGCCGGAAGCCGACGTCGGTGACGGTGCGCGCGGCGCTGATCGTTGCGTCGAAGGTGCCGTCAAAGCCGCGGAAGCTGTCGTGGGTGGCGGCGGTGGCACCGTCGAGGGAGAGGGACAGGGCGGAACCACCGGCGTCGTGAAGCTCTTCCAAGCTCGTGCGGGTCAGCCGAGGAGTCACCGACGGGGAGAGGGACACATTAAGACCCAGGGAAGTGCCGTAGCGGGTGAGGTCCACCAAGTCGGCGCGCTCGAAGGGGTCTCCCCCGGTGAGGACGACGAGGGGTGTGGGCTTGTCGTAGCTAGCTAGGGAATCGAGGAGAGCGAAACCCTCCTCGGTGCT is a window from the Corynebacterium testudinoris genome containing:
- a CDS encoding TIGR04053 family radical SAM/SPASM domain-containing protein, whose amino-acid sequence is MSRTPLVRQVHHDIGAKPFIAIWEVTRACQLVCKHCRADAQHSAAPGQLSTEEGFALLDSLASYDKPTPLVVLTGGDPFERADLVDLTRYGTSLGLNVSLSPSVTPRLTRTSLEELHDAGGSALSLSLDGATAATHDSFRGFDGTFDATISAARTVTDVGFRLQINSTLTAGNVREAPALLSQVIDLGARLWSVFFLVPTGRGSSLAALSAEQREDVLHWLHDVSDRVAIKTTEAPQYRRVVIQRSQPGATYAGGELYRFLTAETSRLLGPQPAASRRRPRPPMAINAGSGFVFIDHLGDVYPNGFLPLHCGNVKQTPLPEIYSDSPVFQALRDSAQWQGKCSVCEFATVCGGSRSTAYAMTGNPLASDETCSWTPKAWGISDREMHPV